AAATTGTTAGAAGACCAAAAAAAGCTGCACAGTATGGTTCGGGTATTCACAAGATCCTTGTGAAGAAGGTTTTAAAGGATGAAAACTATAAAAATATACTTGAAGTATTGAAAAATTAGATGGAAATGGTGTACAAACAATAAGTGTTAAAAACATTTATGAATAAATTAACCATTATCAAGCTTAACAATTATTAATATTATTTATGATAGGGTGTTGGATTTGAAAATAGAAAAAGAAGCAGAAACCATATTAAAAAAGTTTTCAGAAGCTCTCAAGGACATCCCTGATCTTGAGGAAACCCACTACATGGTGGATAATGTAAATCTTTCGCGTGAAGATATTGCAGAAGATAAAAATCCTGAAAAAATTCTGAGAAATGCTCATACAGATGAAAATGGCAATATCATTGCTGAAAAAGGAAAATGGGTCAGATAATATGAGATTAAACCTTGTTTTAGAACTTTTAGATGTTCCAGGACAGCTTTTAGATGCACTGGATCCAATTGGAAAATTGGGTGCAAATATAGTTGCTGTTATACACCAAAGAGATGTTAAAACAGAAAGAGGAACAGTACCAGTCCATATAACATTGGAAGGCGATGAAGAGACTCTTAAAAGGGTTTTAGATTCCATAGAAAAAATGGATATTCAGATAATGGAAGTTGATGGTGTTGTAAAAAAAGAGAAGATAACAACAATATTCATTGGCAATATAGTTGATCAAGATTTAAAAGAAACAGTCAAAGTACTCAACAA
This sequence is a window from Methanobacterium sp. SMA-27. Protein-coding genes within it:
- the gatC gene encoding Asp-tRNA(Asn) amidotransferase subunit GatC, translated to MKIEKEAETILKKFSEALKDIPDLEETHYMVDNVNLSREDIAEDKNPEKILRNAHTDENGNIIAEKGKWVR
- a CDS encoding amino acid-binding protein, with the translated sequence MAISLLKKENGSDNMRLNLVLELLDVPGQLLDALDPIGKLGANIVAVIHQRDVKTERGTVPVHITLEGDEETLKRVLDSIEKMDIQIMEVDGVVKKEKITTIFIGNIVDQDLKETVKVLNNINGVSVADLDLKMSDNPTKSASRIVIEADYGIKKSLMENIKELGRSKGFLVINEV